From Pan paniscus chromosome 9, NHGRI_mPanPan1-v2.0_pri, whole genome shotgun sequence, the proteins below share one genomic window:
- the LOC130540634 gene encoding keratin-associated protein 5-10 gives MGCCGCSRGCGSSCGGCGSGCGGCGSGCGGCGSGCGGCGSGCGGCGSSCCVPICCCKPVCCCVPACSCSSCGSCGGSKGGCGSCGGSKGCCGSCGGSKGGCGSCGGSKGGCGSCGGSKGGCGSCGGSKGGCGSCGVSKGGCGSCGCSQCNCCKPCCYSSGCGSCCQSSCCNPCCCQSSCCVPVCCQSSCCKPCCCQSSCCVPVCCQCKI, from the exons ATGGGCTGCTGTGgctgctccagaggctgtggCTCCAGCTGTGGGGGCTGTGGCTCCGGCTGTGGGGGTTGTGGCTCCGGCTGTGGGGGCTGTGGCTCCGGCTGTGGGGGCTGTGGCTCTGGCTGTGGGGGCTGTGGCTCCAGCTGCTGTGTGCCCATCTGCTGCTGCAAGCCCGTGTGCTGCTGTGTGCCAGCCTGttcctgctccagctgtggctcctGTGGGGGCTCCAAGGGGGGCTGTGGCTCTTGTGGGGGCTCCAAAGGGTGCTGTGGTTCCTGTGGGGGCTCCAAGGGGG GCTGTGGCTCCTGTGGGGGCTCCAAGGGGGGCTGTGGTTCTTGTGGGGGCTCCAAGGGGGGCTGTGGCTCCTGTGGGGGCTCCAAAGGTGGCTGTGGTTCCTGTGGGGTCTCCAAGGGGGGCTGTGGTTCTTGTGGCTGCTCCCAGTGCAATTGCTGTAAGCCCTGCTGCTACTCCTCAGGCTGTGGATCCTGCTGCCAGTCCAGCTGCTGCAATCCCTGCTGCTGCCAGTCCAGCTGCTGTGTCCCCGTGTGCTGCCAGTCTAGCTGCTGCAAGCCCTGCTGCTGTCAGTCCAGCTGCTGTGTCCCCGTGTGCTGCCAGTGTAAGATCTGA
- the LOC130540635 gene encoding keratin-associated protein 5-11 produces MGCCGCSGGCGSGCGGCGSSSGGCGSGCGGCGSSCCVPICCCKPVCCCVPACSCSSCGSCGGSKGGCGSCGSSKGGCGSCGCSQSNCCKPCCSSSGCGSFCCQSSCSKPCCCQSSCCQSSCCKPCCCQSSCCQSSCCKPCCCQSSCCVPVCCQCKI; encoded by the coding sequence ATGGGCTGCTGTGGCTGTTCCGGAGGCTGTGGCTCTGGCTGTGGGGGCTGTGGCTCCAGCAGTGGGGGCTGTGGCTCTGGCTGTGGGGGATGTGGCTCCAGCTGCTGTGTGCCCATTTGCTGCTGCAAGCCTGTGTGCTGCTGTGTGCCAGCCTGttcctgctccagctgtggctcctGTGGGGGCTCCAAAGGGGGCTGTGGCTCTTGTGGGAGCTCCAAGGGTGGGTGTGGTTCTTGTGGCTGCTCCCAGTCCAACTGCTGTAAGCCCTGCTGCTCCTCCTCAGGCTGTGGGTCATTCTGCTGCCAGTCCAGCTGCTCcaaaccctgctgctgccaaTCCAGCTGCTGCCAGTCCAGCTGCTGCAAGCCCTGCTGCTGCCAATCCAGCTGCTGCCAGTCTAGCTGCTGCAAGCCCTGCTGCTGCCAGTCCAGCTGCTGTGTCCCCGTGTGCTGCCAGTGTAAGATCTGA